The following coding sequences lie in one Glycine soja cultivar W05 chromosome 16, ASM419377v2, whole genome shotgun sequence genomic window:
- the LOC114389105 gene encoding uncharacterized protein LOC114389105 gives MPVPNSTHFTSMRDQVDNLFKELKEIHDKFLALMIALVAAKNSDTGNSLFAKQHKLMISLVLALVLYSFLATLGTILHTHNNRNTNLLLPIITCAMLMLGIVVSILALSFISTTVAWMTLTIWVGIFTLIAYEYGALKEIRNWIKGHITRD, from the exons ATGCCTGTCCCGAATTCCACTCATTTCACTTCAATGAG GGACCAAGTGGACAATTTATTCAAGGAATTGAAAGAGATCCATGACAAATTCTTAGCACTGATGATTGCCTTGGTTGCAGCAAAAAACAGTGACACGGGAAATTCTTTGTTTGCAAAACAACACAAGCTGATGATTTCTTTGGTTTTGGCCCTTGTTCTTTACTCCTTCTTGGCTACGCTTGGGACAATACTTCATACACATAATAACAGGAACACAAACCTTCTTCTTCCTATCATAACATGTGCTATGCTTATGTTGGGAATTGTTGTTTCAATTCTGGCTTTGAGCTTCATCTCAACCACCGTTGCTTGGATGACTTTGACCATCTGGGTTGGAATATTCACATTGATTGCTTATGAGTATGGTGCTCTTAAAGAAATTAGGAATTGGATTAAGGGTCACATAACACGGGACTAA
- the LOC114389828 gene encoding uncharacterized protein LOC114389828, protein MQPTLKCVEALEYFKQEFGVHIEVTKMWRAMKEAKQLVEGNERKQYAKVFDYAHELLRSNPGSTVKINTVPSPEGPPQFQRLYICLAGCKKGFVAGCRPFIGLDGCFLKSAFGGNLLSAVGLDGNNHIYVIAYAVVDIENKDNWKWFLTLLHEDLGDYIQNGWNFMSDMQKGLIPALQEVMPGAPHRFCVLHLWKNFTKQWKSKELKGIVWQCAKSTTVAEFEGHMAHLKTINYQAWEYLNKWPKQAWTKAHFSTIPKVDNICNNTCEVFNSRILQYRCKPIITMLEEIRSYIMRTMAARKVKLSGKPGPLCPVQYKRLEKEFHFANQWTPIWCGDNMGLRYEVHMWGNKVEVNLGEWTCTCGVWQLTGMPCRHAIATITHKGGKPEDMCHEWLSIEAYNKTYQHFIEPVQGPQYWAQTQYTHPVPPHKRVQRGRPKKNRRRSVDEDNVTGHKLKRKLAEFTCGRCGQTNHNIRSCKNIGVPVRPNKYMNKL, encoded by the exons ATGCAGCCAACCCTTAAATGTGTTGAAGCTTTGGAATATTTCAAGCAAGAGTTTGGAGTGCACATTGAAGTTACAAAGATGTGGAGAGCCATGAAAGAAGCAAAGCAATTAGTGGAAGGGAATGAGAGGAAACAATATGCCAAAGTATttgattatgcacatgaattgtTGAGGAGCAATCCTGGATCAACAGTTAAGATCAACACAGTGCCAAGTCCAGAAGGTCCACCACAATTTCAGAGGCTATATATTTGTCTTGCTGGCTGTAAGAAGGGGTTTGTTGCTGGATGTAGACCATTCATAGGTCTAGATGGATGTTTCCTAAAGAGTGCATTTGGAGGAAACTTGCTCTCTGCTGTTGGGCTTGATGGCAATAACCACATCTATGTTATTGCTTATGCTGTTGTGGACATTGAGAACAAAGACAATTGGAAATGGTTTTTAACTTTGTTGCATGAAGATCTTGGGGATTACATACAGAATGGGTGGAATTTCATGTCAGACATGCAAAAG GGACTTATTCCAGCTTTACAGGAAGTCATGCCTGGTGCACCTCATAGATTTTGTGTCTTGCATCTTTGGAAAAATTTTACAAAGCAATGGAAAAGCAAGGAACTTAAAGGAATTGTGTGGCAATGTGCAAAATCCACTACTGTTGCTGAGTTTGAAGGCCATATGGCCCATTTGAAGACAATCAACTACCAGGCTTGGGAGTATTTGAATAAATGGCCCAAACAAGCATGGACAAAAGCCCACTTCAGTACAATACCCAAGGTGGACAATATATGCAACAACACTTGTgaggtattcaattccagaattcTGCAGTATAGATGCAAGCCTATTATCACAATGCTTGAAGAAATTAGAAGTTATATCATGAGAACCATGGCTGCCCGCAAGGTTAAACTTTCTGGAAAACCTGGACCATTATGTCCAGTGCAGTATAAAAGACTAGAAAAAGAATTCCATTTTGCTAATCAATGGACTCCCATTTGGTGTGGTGATAACATGGGCCTGAGATATGAGGTCCACATGTGGGGGAATAAGGTTGAGGTCAATTTAGGTGAATGGACATGCACTTGTGGAGTATGGCAACTAACAG GGATGCCATGCCGACATGCCATTGCAACAATAACTCACAAAGGAGGGAAGCCTGAGGACATGTGTCATGAGTGGCTGTCAATAGAAGCTTATAATAAGACATACCAGCATTTTATTGAACCAGTCCAAGGACCACAATATTGGGCCCAGACACAGTATACACACCCTGTTCCACCACATAAAAGGGTCCAAAGAGGAAGgccaaagaaaaatagaaggagATCTGTAGATGAGGACAATGTCACAGGACATAAGCTAAAGAGGAAATTGGCTGAGTTTACATGTGGAAGGTGTGGCCAAACCAATCATAACATTAGAAGCTGTAAAAATATTGGAGTTCCTGTTAGGCCAAATAAATAT ATGAACAAGCTTTGA
- the LOC114389829 gene encoding U3 small nucleolar ribonucleoprotein protein MPP10-like: protein MNDNITLVLHHGGRFTPRASDGKVEYIGGEFDVWEDISADCLNAFILYDLVKACKKYSNIGECFWLIDKDLDFNHGLRSCTTDGDILHLVRDAFENENEINVYFHHEVDPILEEVPQMLYLECDPIRKAVENEDDLDDVPVAGHEEDVGAGEQRDAGEQMDAGKQRDGGEQRDIDAGEQRDGSEQRNTDAGEQRDGSEQRDAEAGEERDADGEERDVADSEEEKEVDSDETDAEWFINFSCMLNEVEAEVETDGYHSEELNIPISSDDEDEDVEVYPQYSQSSGVGEQKLELGMKFGTLDEFKSALREYSILMGREFKWKKNDK from the exons ATGAATGATAATATAACTTTAGTATTGCACCATGGAGGAAGATTCACTCCACGTGCCAGTGATGGAAAGGTTGAATATATAGGCGGAGAATTTGACGTTTGGGAGGATATATCTGCAGATTGCCTGAATGCATTTATCTTATATGATCTGGTGAAAGCTTGTAAGAAGTATAGTAATATAGGAGAATGTTTTTGGTTGATTGATAAAGACTTAGATTTTAATCATGGGTTAAGGAGTTGTACAACTGATGGAGATATATTACACTTAGTTAGGGATGcttttgaaaatgagaatgagataaatgtttattttcatcatgAAGTAGATCCAATTTTAGAAGAAGTCCCACAGATGTTGTACTTGGAATGTGATCCAATTCGAAAAGCTGTTGAGAATGAGGATGATTTAGATGATGTACCTGTTGCTGGCCATGAGGAAG ATGTTGGTGCTGGAGAGCAGAGAGATGCTGGTGAGCAGATGGATGCTGGTAAGCAGAGGGATGGTGGTGAGCAGAGGGATATTGATGCTGGTGAGCAAAGAGATGGTAGTGAGCAGAGGAATACTGATGCTGGTGAGCAAAGAGATGGTAGTGAGCAGAGGGATGCTGAAGCTGGTGAGGAGAGAGATGCTGATGGTGAAGAGAGAGATGTTGCTGATAGTGAGGAGGAAAAGGAAGTTGACAGTGATGAGACAGATGCTGAGTGGTTTATAAATTTCTCTTGTATGTTGAATGAAGTTGAAGCTGAAGTTGAGACAGATGGTTATCATTCAGAGGAGCTTAATATCCCCATTAgtagtgatgatgaagatgaggatgttgaAGTTTATCCTCAATATAGTCAAAGTAGTGGAGTTGGTGAACAGAAGTTGGAATTAGGGATGAAGTTTGGTACTCTAGATGAATTTAAATCTGCCTTGAGGGAGTATAGCATATTGATGGGCAGGGAGTTCAAGTGGAAGAAGAATGATAAATAG